GATCAGCTTCGCCATCATCGCCGATCTGTTCCCCCTGGAAGTGCGCGGGCGGGTGATGGGCACCGTGCAAAGCGCCTTCGCCGCCAGCCAGGTGATGGGTATCCCGCTGGGCGTCTATCTGTCCACCCACCTTGGCTGGCATGCGCCGTTCTTGATGATCGCCAGCCTGGCGGCGGTGGTGGGCGTCCTCATCGCCGTCAAGCTGCAGCCGATCAACGCTCACCTGCTGGTGCCGGCGGGCCGCGATCCCATTCGTCACCTCATCAGAACCGTCAGCACCCCGCGCTATCTGCAGACGTTCGCCGCCACCACGCTGCTGGCCACCGGCGGTTTCATGCTGATGCCGTTCGGCAGCGCGTTCACCGTCAACAATCTGGGCATTCCGCTGACCAAGCTGCACCTCATCTACATGGTCACCGGCGTCGCTTCGATGATCGCCGGTCCGTTGATGGGGCGGCTCAGCGATCGGTTGGGCAAATATCAGGTGTTCTGTCTGGGCACGGTGCTGGCGATG
Above is a genomic segment from Polyangia bacterium containing:
- a CDS encoding MFS transporter, whose product is ISFAIIADLFPLEVRGRVMGTVQSAFAASQVMGIPLGVYLSTHLGWHAPFLMIASLAAVVGVLIAVKLQPINAHLLVPAGRDPIRHLIRTVSTPRYLQTFAATTLLATGGFMLMPFGSAFTVNNLGIPLTKLHLIYMVTGVASMIAGPLMGRLSDRLGKYQVFCLGTVLAMIMVTIYCNLGRTPIGLVMLLNILLFVAVMARMVSASALTTAVPDAPDRGAFMSVSSALQQFSGGVAAWVAGLIVVQLPSGELQRYDVLGWVVTVAMLVMIAMMYPIHRAVMRKVAQAQAAQVAVNLSHS